In one window of Erwinia tasmaniensis Et1/99 DNA:
- the gcvP gene encoding aminomethyl-transferring glycine dehydrogenase yields MTQTLSQLEHHGAFIQRHIGPSQEQQSAMLRAIGAASLPDLITSIVPADIQLPGPPPIGEALTEHLALTEHLALAELKAIAAQNQRYKSCIGMGYTPVLTPPVILRNMLENPGWYTTYTPYQPEVSQGRLEALLNFQQLTLDLTGLDIASASLLDEATAAAEAMAMAKRVSRLKNANRFFVADDIHPQTLDVVRTRAQTFGFDVLVDKAEKVLEREDVFGVLLQQVGTGGEVHDYGVLIAALKNRKVVVSVAADLMTLVLLRSPGSQGADIVFGSAQRFGVPMGYGGPHAAFFAARDEHKRSMPGRIIGVSRDAAGNSALRMAMQTREQHIRREKANSNICTSQVLLANIASLYAVFHGPSGLKRIAGRIHRLTDILAAGLRQGGLKLRYTSWFDTLTVEVADKAAILERALSFGINLRSDLHNAVGMTLDETTTREDVLALFSILLGAQHGLSIDALDADANAIPADMLRQDAILTHPVFNRHHSETEMMRYMHSLERKDLALNQAMIPLGSCTMKLNAAAEMIPITWPEFAELHPFCPAEQAGGYLQMIGQLSQWLIQLTGYDALCMQPNSGAQGEYAGLLAIRRYHESRGQSARHICLIPASAHGTNPASAQMAGMTVVVVACDKQGNIDLHDLRNKAGQAGDALSCIMVTYPSTHGVYEETIREVCQIVHQFGGQVYLDGANMNAQVGITTPGYIGADVSHLNLHKTFCIPHGGGGPGMGPIGVKAHLAPFVPGHSVVQLDGVLTAQGAVSAAPFGSASILPISWMYIRMMGAEGLKQASSVAILNANYIARRLRSAYPILYAGRDGRVAHECILDIRPIKEQTGISELDIAKRLIDYGFHAPTMSFPVAGTLMVEPTESESKVELDRFIDAMLAIRSEIDRVANGEWPAADNPLVNAPHTQMDIVGEWSHPYTRELAVFPAGSANKYWPTVKRLDDVYGDRNLFCSCVPLSEYP; encoded by the coding sequence ATGACCCAGACACTCAGCCAGCTTGAACATCACGGCGCTTTTATCCAGCGCCATATCGGCCCGTCGCAGGAGCAGCAGTCGGCCATGCTGCGCGCCATTGGCGCTGCGTCCTTGCCCGATCTGATTACCTCGATTGTGCCTGCCGACATTCAGCTTCCCGGCCCGCCACCGATTGGCGAAGCGCTGACCGAGCATCTGGCGCTGACCGAGCATCTGGCGCTGGCCGAGTTGAAGGCGATTGCTGCGCAAAACCAGCGCTATAAATCCTGTATTGGCATGGGTTACACCCCGGTGCTGACGCCACCGGTTATCCTGCGCAACATGCTGGAAAATCCCGGCTGGTACACCACCTATACACCTTACCAGCCTGAAGTTTCCCAGGGGCGTCTTGAGGCGCTGCTTAATTTTCAGCAGCTAACCCTGGATCTGACCGGGCTGGATATCGCCTCCGCTTCACTGCTGGATGAAGCGACCGCTGCCGCCGAAGCGATGGCGATGGCGAAGCGGGTCAGCAGGCTGAAAAACGCCAACCGTTTCTTTGTCGCTGATGATATTCACCCGCAGACGCTGGACGTGGTGCGTACCCGCGCGCAAACCTTCGGTTTTGACGTGCTGGTGGATAAAGCGGAGAAAGTGCTGGAGCGGGAAGATGTGTTCGGCGTGCTGTTGCAGCAGGTGGGAACCGGCGGCGAAGTCCATGACTACGGCGTGCTGATTGCCGCGCTGAAAAACCGCAAGGTGGTGGTGAGCGTGGCCGCCGACCTGATGACGCTGGTGCTATTACGGTCACCGGGCAGCCAGGGCGCTGATATCGTTTTCGGCTCCGCGCAGCGCTTCGGCGTACCGATGGGCTACGGCGGCCCGCATGCGGCCTTCTTTGCCGCGCGTGATGAACATAAACGCTCGATGCCGGGGCGTATTATCGGCGTTTCGCGTGATGCGGCGGGCAACAGCGCACTGCGCATGGCGATGCAGACGCGTGAACAGCATATCCGCCGTGAAAAAGCCAACTCCAACATATGTACCTCACAGGTGCTGCTGGCCAACATCGCCAGCCTGTACGCGGTGTTTCATGGCCCGTCTGGCCTGAAGCGCATTGCCGGCCGCATTCACCGTCTGACCGATATCCTCGCCGCTGGCCTACGGCAGGGCGGGCTTAAGCTGCGGTACACCAGCTGGTTTGACACCCTGACGGTTGAAGTGGCGGATAAAGCGGCGATACTTGAGCGCGCGCTCAGTTTTGGTATCAATCTGCGCAGCGACCTGCACAACGCGGTCGGCATGACGCTGGATGAAACCACCACCCGTGAGGACGTGCTGGCGCTGTTCTCCATCCTGCTCGGCGCGCAGCACGGATTAAGCATTGACGCGCTGGATGCCGATGCAAACGCCATCCCGGCAGACATGCTGCGTCAGGATGCGATCCTTACCCATCCGGTATTTAACCGCCATCATAGCGAAACCGAGATGATGCGCTATATGCACAGCCTGGAGCGCAAAGACCTGGCGCTGAATCAGGCGATGATCCCGCTTGGCTCCTGCACGATGAAACTTAACGCGGCGGCAGAGATGATCCCGATCACCTGGCCTGAATTCGCCGAGCTGCATCCGTTCTGCCCGGCGGAGCAGGCGGGCGGATATCTGCAAATGATCGGCCAGCTCTCCCAATGGCTGATCCAGCTGACCGGCTATGATGCGCTCTGCATGCAGCCCAACTCCGGTGCACAGGGTGAATATGCCGGGCTGCTGGCCATTCGGCGTTATCACGAAAGCCGCGGGCAGTCCGCGCGCCATATCTGCCTGATCCCCGCGTCGGCCCACGGAACAAACCCGGCTTCGGCACAGATGGCGGGGATGACGGTTGTCGTCGTCGCCTGTGATAAGCAGGGCAATATTGATCTGCACGATCTGCGCAATAAGGCCGGACAGGCGGGAGATGCGCTCTCCTGCATCATGGTCACCTACCCGTCAACCCACGGCGTGTACGAAGAGACCATTCGTGAAGTCTGTCAGATTGTTCACCAGTTCGGTGGCCAGGTTTACCTGGACGGTGCCAATATGAATGCTCAGGTGGGTATCACCACGCCGGGGTATATTGGCGCAGATGTGTCGCACCTCAACCTGCACAAGACCTTCTGCATTCCCCACGGCGGCGGCGGCCCCGGCATGGGCCCCATCGGCGTCAAGGCGCACCTGGCACCGTTTGTGCCGGGGCACAGCGTGGTGCAGCTGGACGGAGTACTGACCGCCCAGGGGGCGGTGTCCGCCGCACCGTTCGGTAGCGCCTCGATACTGCCTATCAGCTGGATGTATATTCGCATGATGGGCGCGGAAGGGTTGAAGCAGGCCAGCTCGGTGGCCATCCTCAACGCCAACTATATTGCCCGCCGTCTGCGGTCGGCGTATCCGATCCTGTATGCCGGGCGTGATGGGCGCGTGGCGCACGAGTGCATTCTCGATATCCGGCCAATCAAAGAACAGACCGGTATCAGCGAGCTGGATATCGCCAAGCGTCTGATCGACTACGGTTTTCATGCGCCAACCATGTCATTCCCGGTTGCAGGCACCCTGATGGTGGAGCCAACCGAGTCCGAAAGCAAAGTTGAACTTGACCGCTTTATTGACGCCATGTTGGCGATCCGCAGTGAGATCGACCGCGTGGCGAACGGCGAATGGCCCGCTGCCGATAACCCGCTGGTCAACGCACCGCATACCCAGATGGATATTGTCGGCGAGTGGAGCCACCCTTACACGCGTGAGCTGGCGGTGTTCCCGGCCGGTAGTGCAAATAAGTACTGGCCAACGGTGAAACGGCTGGATGATGTTTACGGCGACCGCAATCTGTTCTGTTCCTGTGTACCGCTAAGCGAATACCCGTAA
- the ubiI gene encoding FAD-dependent 2-octaprenylphenol hydroxylase: MQSYDVIIAGGGMVGLAVACGLQGSGLRVAVLEREQPVAPADDAQPALRVSAINAASERLLQHLGVWSDVLNRRASAYHGMEVWDRDSFGHIAFDDEQQGLAHLGHIVENRVIHQALWQRAQSLSDITLIAPAELQQVAFGDNEAFVTLRDGSMMTARLLVAADGANSWLRNKADIPLTFWDYQHHALVANVRTEKPHQSVARQVFHGDGILAFLPLSDPHLSSIVWSLPPQESSRLNEMPEALFNQQLSVTFDLRLGLCELASERKTFPLMGRYARSFAAHRLALVGDAAHTIHPLAGQGVNLGFMDAAELIGEVRRLHQQGKDIGQHLYLRRYERRRKHSAAVMLASMQGFRELFEGNHSAKKILRDIGLALADNLPGVKPRLLKQAMGLHDLPDWLR; this comes from the coding sequence ATGCAAAGCTATGATGTGATCATCGCCGGTGGCGGCATGGTGGGACTGGCGGTAGCCTGTGGTTTACAGGGCAGTGGACTGCGCGTGGCGGTGCTGGAGCGTGAACAGCCCGTTGCACCCGCGGACGATGCGCAGCCTGCGCTGCGTGTTTCGGCAATTAACGCGGCCAGCGAGCGTTTGCTACAACATCTTGGCGTCTGGAGTGATGTTCTGAACAGGCGCGCCAGCGCCTATCACGGAATGGAGGTCTGGGACCGCGACAGCTTCGGTCATATCGCCTTTGACGACGAGCAGCAGGGGCTGGCGCATCTTGGGCATATCGTTGAAAACCGGGTGATCCATCAGGCGCTGTGGCAGCGTGCGCAGAGCCTGAGTGATATCACGCTCATAGCCCCTGCCGAGCTACAGCAGGTGGCCTTTGGCGATAACGAAGCCTTTGTTACCTTACGCGATGGCAGCATGATGACCGCGCGCCTGCTGGTGGCGGCAGACGGTGCCAACTCATGGCTGCGCAATAAAGCCGATATCCCACTGACCTTCTGGGATTATCAGCATCATGCGCTGGTCGCCAATGTCCGCACGGAAAAACCGCACCAGTCGGTAGCGCGTCAGGTGTTTCACGGTGACGGCATCCTGGCCTTTTTGCCGCTTAGCGATCCGCATCTTAGCTCTATCGTCTGGTCGCTGCCGCCACAGGAGTCTTCACGTCTGAATGAGATGCCGGAAGCGCTATTTAATCAGCAGTTGTCGGTGACCTTCGACCTGCGGCTCGGCCTGTGCGAGCTGGCCAGCGAGCGTAAAACCTTCCCATTAATGGGGCGCTATGCGCGTAGCTTTGCTGCCCATCGTCTGGCGCTGGTCGGCGATGCCGCCCATACCATTCATCCGCTGGCGGGGCAGGGGGTTAACCTTGGCTTTATGGATGCGGCTGAATTAATCGGTGAAGTGCGCCGCCTGCACCAGCAGGGAAAAGATATTGGTCAGCACCTCTATCTACGCCGCTACGAGCGCCGCCGTAAGCATAGCGCCGCCGTGATGCTGGCCAGCATGCAGGGGTTTCGCGAACTGTTTGAGGGTAATCATTCGGCGAAAAAAATCCTGCGTGATATCGGCCTGGCGCTGGCGGATAACCTGCCGGGGGTTAAGCCACGGCTGTTAAAACAGGCGATGGGCCTGCACGATCTGCCTGACTGGCTGCGTTAG
- a CDS encoding Abi family protein: MNFEDYISAERLKIYTDVLKLKPDEALGGYNWNKTLCSAMQPLMHCLEVTLRNSIDYAIRHNPPPGAVNLWRTDANWIFDLPRYMGDKAWIRQDKRYALDRQGNIRYRRGMPVYDRTAWEEDCIRKVSKRITDAGKAVTAERVISGLDFGFWTNFLTPEYDEPRNRSLLWPHLIADVFPGTPPGTPRHIIARKFSRIRELRNRLAHHEAIWKFQYADPITGKPDYLRPVYGTNASLHLLLMAWHDTLDALSWVSPARYAAFLAEGHHRRFETLATADGLYSFTGREQISSSLNVSGSREARLLLSSLRQQRVIRLTDRGRIVAVIGPDFVRL; encoded by the coding sequence ATGAACTTCGAAGACTATATTTCAGCCGAGCGCCTGAAAATTTACACCGATGTGCTTAAGCTGAAGCCGGACGAAGCGCTGGGCGGGTACAACTGGAATAAGACGCTCTGTAGTGCAATGCAGCCCCTGATGCACTGCCTTGAGGTCACGCTACGTAACAGTATTGATTATGCTATCCGTCATAATCCACCTCCTGGTGCGGTAAACCTGTGGCGCACTGATGCCAACTGGATATTTGACCTGCCGCGTTACATGGGTGACAAAGCCTGGATCCGTCAGGACAAACGCTATGCGCTGGATCGGCAGGGCAACATCCGCTACCGCCGCGGCATGCCGGTTTACGACAGGACCGCCTGGGAAGAGGACTGTATCCGGAAAGTCTCGAAACGTATAACGGATGCAGGAAAGGCGGTGACGGCTGAGCGCGTCATCTCCGGGCTGGACTTCGGCTTCTGGACCAACTTTCTGACGCCGGAATATGACGAGCCTCGCAACCGTAGCCTGCTGTGGCCGCACCTGATCGCAGATGTCTTTCCCGGCACGCCGCCGGGCACGCCACGCCATATCATCGCCCGTAAGTTCAGCCGTATCCGCGAGCTGCGTAATCGCCTGGCACATCATGAAGCCATCTGGAAATTTCAGTATGCAGATCCGATCACGGGAAAACCGGACTATCTTCGTCCCGTGTACGGCACGAACGCCTCACTTCACCTTCTTCTGATGGCCTGGCATGACACGCTGGACGCCTTATCGTGGGTGAGCCCGGCACGGTATGCCGCATTTCTGGCGGAGGGACATCACCGGCGCTTCGAAACGCTGGCCACCGCAGACGGCCTGTACAGTTTTACCGGCAGGGAACAGATAAGCAGCAGCCTGAACGTCAGCGGCAGCCGGGAAGCCAGGTTGCTGCTTTCCAGCTTGCGGCAGCAGAGGGTTATCCGCCTTACGGATCGGGGCCGCATTGTAGCAGTGATCGGCCCGGATTTTGTTCGTCTTTAA
- the gcvH gene encoding glycine cleavage system protein GcvH: MSNVPNELKYRDSHEWVRKEADGSYSVGITEHAQELLGDMVFVDLPEVGNHYRQGDDCAVAESVKAASDIYAPLSGEIIEVNSALASEPERVNSAPYGDGWLFRLKASDEGELATLLDATAYQTAIAE; this comes from the coding sequence ATGAGCAATGTACCAAACGAACTGAAATATCGCGACAGCCATGAATGGGTGCGCAAAGAAGCGGACGGCAGCTACAGCGTGGGGATCACTGAACATGCACAGGAGCTGCTTGGTGACATGGTGTTTGTCGATCTGCCTGAAGTGGGCAATCATTACAGACAGGGCGATGACTGTGCCGTGGCAGAATCGGTAAAAGCGGCTTCGGATATTTATGCTCCGCTCAGTGGCGAAATCATTGAGGTTAATAGCGCGCTGGCCTCAGAGCCGGAGCGGGTCAACAGCGCTCCGTACGGCGACGGCTGGCTGTTCCGTCTTAAAGCGAGCGATGAGGGCGAGCTGGCAACCCTGCTGGACGCTACGGCTTATCAGACCGCGATCGCTGAATAG
- the gcvT gene encoding glycine cleavage system aminomethyltransferase GcvT, with protein MTQQTPLFAQHQASGARMVDFHGWMMPLHYGSQMDEHHAVRRDAGMFDVSHMTIVDLHGARTREFLRYLLANDVAKLTQPGKALYSAMLNASAGVIDDLIVYFISEDFFRLVVNSATREKDLAWIVEHAAAYGVQLTERDDLSLIAVQGPNAQQKAQSVFDDAQRDAVSAMKPFFGVQAGELFIATTGYTGEPGYEIALPNELAAEFWQQLLAAGVRPAGLGARDTLRLEAGMNLYGQEMDEKVSPLAANMSWTIGWEPSDRQFIGREMLEIQRTKGTERLVGLIMTEKGVLRNALPVRFSDADGNMLEGVITSGSFSPTLGCSIALARVPAGIGEQAVVQIRNRAMPVTVTKPVFVRAGKPVTN; from the coding sequence ATGACCCAGCAAACCCCGTTATTCGCACAGCACCAGGCCAGCGGTGCAAGGATGGTGGATTTTCACGGATGGATGATGCCGCTGCACTACGGTTCGCAAATGGATGAACACCATGCGGTTCGCCGTGATGCCGGCATGTTCGACGTTTCTCATATGACCATTGTCGATCTGCATGGTGCTCGCACGCGCGAGTTTTTGCGCTATCTGCTGGCAAACGACGTCGCCAAACTGACCCAGCCGGGTAAAGCCCTGTATAGCGCGATGCTAAACGCCTCCGCTGGGGTGATCGACGATCTGATCGTCTATTTTATCAGCGAAGATTTCTTCCGCCTGGTGGTTAATTCGGCAACCCGCGAGAAGGATCTGGCGTGGATCGTAGAGCATGCGGCGGCGTACGGCGTTCAGCTGACCGAACGCGACGATCTGTCGCTGATCGCGGTTCAGGGGCCGAACGCGCAGCAAAAAGCGCAAAGCGTGTTTGATGACGCCCAGCGTGATGCCGTCAGCGCGATGAAACCCTTCTTTGGCGTGCAGGCGGGTGAACTGTTTATCGCGACGACCGGCTATACCGGCGAACCGGGCTATGAAATCGCCCTGCCGAATGAGCTGGCGGCCGAATTCTGGCAGCAGCTGCTGGCCGCCGGAGTCAGGCCCGCCGGGCTTGGCGCACGCGATACGCTGCGTCTTGAGGCCGGTATGAACCTGTATGGGCAGGAGATGGACGAGAAGGTCTCCCCGCTTGCGGCCAATATGAGCTGGACCATCGGCTGGGAACCGTCAGACCGCCAGTTTATCGGGCGCGAGATGCTGGAGATACAGCGCACCAAAGGCACGGAACGGCTGGTCGGTCTGATCATGACTGAAAAAGGCGTGCTGCGTAACGCGCTTCCGGTGCGCTTCAGCGATGCCGATGGCAACATGCTTGAGGGCGTTATCACCAGCGGTTCGTTCTCCCCCACTCTGGGGTGCAGCATTGCCCTCGCCCGCGTTCCGGCCGGCATTGGCGAACAGGCGGTGGTGCAAATTCGCAACCGCGCGATGCCGGTGACCGTGACCAAACCTGTTTTTGTCCGCGCCGGTAAACCGGTAACGAACTAA